The following are encoded in a window of Sutcliffiella horikoshii genomic DNA:
- the prmA gene encoding 50S ribosomal protein L11 methyltransferase produces MKWSEISIHTTNEAVEPISHILHEAGASGVVIEDPFELTKEREDQFGEIYQLNPDDYPEEGVVMKAYLPVNSFLGETVEGIKDAINNLLVYDIDLGLNNISISEVNEEEWATAWKKYYNPVKISEKFTIVPTWETYEPVSSDEKIIELDPGMAFGTGTHPTTVLCIQAIERTVKPQDKVIDVGTGSGVLSIAAAMLDAKEVLALDLDDVAVESAKLNIKLNKVHPTVTVKQNNLLKNVEGPVDVVVANILAEVIVRFTDDVYRVLENGGTFISSGIISMKKQEVKDALIKSGFKIEETMMMEDWVAFIAKKEE; encoded by the coding sequence ATGAAATGGTCAGAAATTAGTATCCATACAACAAATGAGGCGGTGGAACCGATATCCCATATACTTCACGAAGCAGGTGCAAGCGGTGTGGTAATAGAGGATCCATTTGAACTAACTAAAGAACGAGAAGATCAATTCGGGGAGATATACCAACTCAATCCAGATGATTACCCGGAAGAAGGCGTTGTAATGAAAGCCTACCTCCCTGTTAACAGCTTTTTAGGTGAAACGGTGGAAGGTATAAAGGATGCAATCAATAACCTTTTGGTCTATGATATCGATCTTGGTTTGAACAATATTTCCATCAGTGAAGTGAACGAGGAAGAATGGGCAACGGCATGGAAAAAGTACTACAATCCTGTAAAAATTTCCGAAAAGTTCACGATCGTACCAACTTGGGAAACGTATGAACCAGTGAGTTCTGATGAGAAAATCATTGAACTTGACCCTGGTATGGCGTTTGGAACAGGTACCCATCCAACAACGGTACTCTGTATTCAAGCAATTGAAAGAACAGTCAAACCTCAAGATAAAGTGATTGATGTAGGTACTGGTTCTGGAGTGTTAAGTATCGCAGCAGCCATGCTTGATGCAAAGGAAGTATTGGCACTTGATTTAGATGATGTGGCAGTGGAATCTGCAAAACTAAATATCAAGCTCAACAAAGTACATCCAACAGTGACGGTGAAACAGAACAACTTGCTTAAAAATGTAGAAGGTCCAGTGGACGTGGTTGTGGCTAATATTTTGGCAGAAGTTATCGTCCGTTTTACAGATGATGTTTACCGCGTGTTGGAAAACGGCGGGACATTCATTTCTTCCGGAATTATCAGCATGAAAAAGCAAGAAGTGAAAGACGCCCTTATCAAATCTGGCTTCAAGATTGAAGAAACGATGATGATGGAAGACTGGGTGGCATTTATCGCCAAAAAAGAAGAATAA
- a CDS encoding 16S rRNA (uracil(1498)-N(3))-methyltransferase, translating into MQRYFIDSNQIDESSITITGEDVHHIVRVMRMNEDDQLLCSCSETRQTALCKIAEITNDMVVTDIVEWIKAETEIPVRVTIANGLPKGDKLELVIQKGTELGAESFIPFNAARSIVKWDEKKGKKKVERWNKIAKEAAEQSHRSMVPVVEEPATLAQLLEKSRDYTYKIVAYEESAKEGESSAFANTLKNMKPGESILCVFGPEGGLAEKEIDKLVEHGFVPCALGPRILRTETAPLYVLAAISYHFELM; encoded by the coding sequence GTGCAACGTTATTTTATTGACTCCAATCAAATAGATGAATCATCCATCACCATAACAGGGGAAGATGTTCATCATATAGTTCGGGTTATGAGGATGAACGAGGACGATCAACTCCTATGCAGCTGTTCGGAAACGAGGCAAACGGCCCTTTGCAAAATTGCTGAAATTACCAATGATATGGTAGTAACAGATATTGTAGAATGGATAAAGGCTGAAACAGAAATTCCGGTTCGTGTTACGATTGCGAACGGGTTGCCTAAAGGGGATAAATTAGAGTTAGTGATACAAAAGGGAACAGAACTCGGTGCAGAGTCGTTTATCCCTTTTAATGCTGCTCGTTCGATTGTGAAGTGGGACGAAAAGAAGGGCAAAAAGAAAGTAGAACGATGGAATAAGATTGCCAAGGAAGCAGCAGAGCAATCTCATCGTTCGATGGTGCCTGTAGTAGAAGAACCTGCTACATTAGCACAACTATTAGAAAAAAGCAGAGACTATACCTATAAAATTGTGGCCTATGAAGAGAGCGCTAAAGAAGGGGAAAGTTCCGCATTTGCGAACACCTTAAAAAACATGAAGCCCGGTGAATCGATTCTTTGTGTGTTCGGTCCTGAAGGGGGCCTCGCCGAAAAAGAAATCGACAAACTGGTGGAACATGGTTTTGTTCCTTGCGCGCTTGGGCCAAGAATATTAAGAACGGAAACGGCACCGCTATATGTGCTTGCCGCAATTTCGTATCATTTTGAATTAATGTGA
- the mtaB gene encoding tRNA (N(6)-L-threonylcarbamoyladenosine(37)-C(2))-methylthiotransferase MtaB: MPTVAFHTLGCKVNHYETEAIWQLFKANNYERTEFEGTADVYVINTCTVTNTGDKKSRQVIRRAIRKNPDAVICVTGCYAQTSPAEIMAIPGVDVVVGTQDRVKMLDYIEQFKQERQPINGVGNIMKARVYEELDVPAFTDRTRASLKIQEGCNNFCTFCIIPWARGLMRSRDPQEVVTQAQQLVDAGYKEIVLTGIHTGGYGEDMKDYNFAMLLRELDEKVEGLKRIRISSIEASQITDEVIEVLNNSDKIVRHLHIPIQSASNTVLKRMRRKYTMEFFAERLDRLKEALPGLAITSDVIVGFPGETEEEFMETYNFIKEHKFSELHVFPYSKRTGTPAARMTDQVDEEVKNERVHRLIALSDQLAKEYASIFEEEVLEVIPEEIYKEAPDQGLYVGYTDNYLKVVFPATEEMVGKLVKVKIAKAGYPYNEGQFVRVLEDAPRLEEENIRLSS; this comes from the coding sequence ATGCCAACTGTTGCCTTTCACACACTAGGGTGTAAAGTGAACCATTATGAAACAGAAGCGATCTGGCAGCTTTTCAAAGCAAATAATTATGAACGTACAGAATTTGAGGGTACGGCAGATGTGTATGTCATCAATACCTGTACCGTTACAAATACCGGAGATAAAAAGAGTCGTCAGGTGATCCGTCGTGCGATCCGTAAAAATCCTGACGCTGTTATTTGTGTAACTGGTTGTTACGCACAAACTTCTCCTGCAGAAATTATGGCGATTCCCGGAGTGGATGTCGTAGTTGGAACACAGGATCGCGTAAAAATGCTTGATTATATCGAGCAGTTCAAGCAGGAACGTCAGCCAATTAACGGCGTCGGCAACATCATGAAGGCTCGTGTCTATGAAGAGTTGGACGTACCGGCATTTACTGACCGCACACGTGCTTCTTTAAAGATCCAAGAAGGCTGTAATAATTTCTGCACATTCTGTATCATCCCTTGGGCCCGCGGACTTATGCGTTCCCGTGACCCGCAAGAAGTTGTGACACAAGCACAACAATTGGTAGATGCAGGATATAAAGAAATTGTCTTAACTGGAATTCACACAGGCGGTTATGGTGAGGACATGAAGGATTACAACTTTGCCATGCTTCTTCGTGAATTGGATGAAAAAGTGGAAGGCTTAAAGCGTATCCGTATCTCATCCATTGAGGCAAGCCAAATCACAGATGAAGTAATTGAAGTGCTGAACAACTCCGATAAAATTGTTCGCCATTTGCATATTCCAATCCAATCCGCTTCCAACACTGTTTTGAAAAGAATGCGTCGTAAATATACGATGGAATTCTTCGCAGAGCGTTTGGACCGATTGAAAGAAGCTTTGCCTGGACTTGCGATTACTTCCGATGTGATAGTTGGATTCCCAGGTGAAACTGAAGAAGAGTTCATGGAAACGTACAACTTCATTAAAGAACATAAATTCTCCGAGCTGCATGTATTCCCGTACTCCAAACGTACAGGAACTCCAGCGGCAAGAATGACGGACCAAGTGGATGAAGAAGTGAAAAATGAACGAGTTCATCGTCTAATCGCTCTTTCTGATCAACTGGCAAAAGAATATGCTTCCATTTTTGAAGAAGAAGTATTAGAAGTCATTCCGGAAGAAATCTACAAAGAAGCACCAGACCAAGGCTTATATGTAGGCTACACAGACAACTATCTAAAGGTTGTTTTCCCTGCAACAGAAGAAATGGTCGGAAAGCTTGTAAAAGTAAAAATTGCTAAAGCTGGATATCCTTACAACGAAGGGCAATTCGTTCGTGTACTTGAAGATGCGCCACGACTTGAAGAAGAGAATATTCGTTTAAGTTCATAA